A region of Streptomyces cinnamoneus DNA encodes the following proteins:
- a CDS encoding thymidine kinase, with protein MPELVFFSGTMDCGKSTLALQIEHNRSARGLQGMIFTRNDRAGEGKLSSRLGLVTDSVEASEELDFYAHLVGHLSSGGRADYVICDEAQFLTPEQIDQLARIVDDLELDVFAFGITTDFRTKLFPGSRRLVELADRVEVLQVEALCWCGARATHNARTIGGQMVVEGEQVVVGDVNQPETVVGYEVLCRRHHRRRLTAAAARAAALSPDVLPVDPEVRLAGR; from the coding sequence ATGCCCGAGCTGGTGTTCTTCTCCGGAACGATGGACTGTGGAAAGAGCACCCTCGCTCTGCAGATCGAGCACAACCGCTCGGCCCGGGGACTCCAGGGCATGATCTTCACCCGCAACGACCGTGCGGGCGAGGGGAAGCTGTCGTCGCGCCTCGGGCTGGTCACCGACTCGGTGGAGGCGAGCGAGGAGCTCGACTTCTACGCGCACCTCGTCGGGCACCTGTCCTCGGGCGGCCGGGCGGACTATGTGATCTGCGACGAGGCGCAGTTCCTCACCCCCGAGCAGATAGACCAGCTGGCCCGGATCGTCGACGACCTCGAACTCGACGTCTTCGCCTTCGGGATCACCACCGACTTCCGCACCAAGCTCTTCCCCGGCTCCCGGCGCCTGGTCGAACTCGCCGACCGTGTGGAGGTGCTCCAGGTCGAGGCGCTGTGCTGGTGCGGGGCACGGGCCACGCATAACGCCCGTACGATCGGCGGACAGATGGTCGTCGAGGGCGAACAGGTCGTCGTCGGTGACGTCAACCAGCCGGAGACCGTCGTCGGTTACGAGGTGCTGTGCCGGCGCCACCACCGCCGCCGGCTGACGGCGGCCGCGGCCCGGGCGGCCGCCCTGTCGCCGGACGTGCTGCCCGTGGACCCGGAGGTCCGGCTCGCGGGCCGGTGA
- a CDS encoding alkaline phosphatase family protein, with the protein MSGSSAGPTAAGAAWHDPVPLDPRSAPLPRYGTGSLADLLPTVAAGLGVPGLSAGMELAPADRVCVFLIDGLGWELLRAHPAEAPFLHSLLSTSMNGTGTPMTAGFPSTTATSLASVGTGLPPGAHGLPGYTVADPATGALMNQLRWRPWTDPHAWQPYPTVFQLADAAGIATCQVSAPDFQHTPLTKIALSGGTFHGRLSGEERMDLAADRLGAADRSLVYTYYSEVDGKGHRFGVDSEEWRGQLMYVDLLAQRLAEQLPPRSALYVTADHGMIDIPFDPESRIDFDEDWELRAGVALLGGEARARHVYAVPGAASDVLAVWREVLGEQMWVAGRDEAIEAGWFGPPGEGVDDRVYARIGDVVAAARDDVAIVATETEPNESTMVGLHGSMTPVEQLVPLLEVRS; encoded by the coding sequence ATGTCCGGATCATCCGCCGGCCCCACGGCCGCAGGCGCGGCCTGGCACGACCCGGTCCCGCTCGACCCCCGCTCCGCCCCGCTGCCCCGTTACGGCACCGGATCGCTCGCCGATCTCCTGCCGACCGTCGCGGCCGGCCTCGGCGTCCCGGGCCTGTCCGCGGGCATGGAGCTGGCGCCCGCCGACCGCGTCTGCGTCTTCCTGATCGACGGCCTCGGCTGGGAGCTGCTGCGCGCCCACCCCGCCGAGGCGCCCTTCCTGCACTCGCTGCTGTCCACCTCCATGAACGGCACCGGGACGCCCATGACGGCGGGCTTCCCGTCCACCACCGCCACCTCGCTGGCCTCGGTCGGCACCGGTCTGCCCCCCGGCGCCCACGGCCTGCCCGGCTACACCGTCGCCGACCCGGCCACCGGAGCGCTGATGAACCAGCTGCGCTGGCGCCCGTGGACCGACCCGCACGCCTGGCAGCCGTACCCCACCGTCTTCCAGCTCGCCGACGCGGCGGGCATCGCCACCTGCCAGGTCTCCGCGCCCGACTTCCAGCACACCCCGCTGACGAAGATCGCACTGAGTGGCGGCACGTTCCACGGCCGCCTCTCCGGCGAGGAGCGGATGGACCTCGCCGCCGACCGGCTCGGCGCCGCGGACCGCTCGCTCGTCTACACCTACTACAGCGAGGTCGACGGCAAGGGCCACCGCTTCGGCGTGGACTCCGAGGAATGGCGCGGCCAGCTGATGTACGTGGACCTGCTCGCCCAGCGCCTGGCGGAGCAGCTGCCGCCGCGCTCCGCGCTGTACGTCACCGCCGACCACGGAATGATCGACATCCCGTTCGACCCCGAGTCGCGCATCGACTTCGACGAGGACTGGGAGCTGCGCGCCGGAGTGGCGCTGCTCGGCGGCGAGGCCCGGGCCCGCCACGTCTACGCCGTGCCCGGCGCGGCCTCCGACGTGCTGGCCGTGTGGCGCGAGGTGCTCGGCGAGCAGATGTGGGTCGCGGGACGCGACGAGGCGATCGAGGCCGGCTGGTTCGGCCCGCCCGGCGAGGGCGTCGACGACCGGGTCTACGCGCGCATCGGCGACGTCGTCGCCGCCGCCCGGGACGACGTGGCGATCGTGGCGACCGAGACCGAGCCGAACGAATCGACGATGGTCGGGCTGCACGGCTCCATGACGCCCGTCGAGCAGCTGGTGCCGCTCCTCGAAGTCCGCTCCTGA
- a CDS encoding DUF5998 family protein — protein MAKTGTTTQGLRAAIERSGYYPALVAEAVEAAVGGEPVVSYLVHQETTFDSNEVRRHVTVLVLTSTRFIVSHTDEQAADGTSPSPYATTSTESVKLDRISSVVLSRVVANPEAYTPGTLPREVVLTIGWGAVSRIDLEPAACGDPNCDADHGYTGSSTADDLSLRVSEAGDGPDTVRQALAFAQALSEATVATAR, from the coding sequence ATGGCGAAGACCGGTACGACGACCCAGGGGCTGCGCGCGGCCATCGAGCGCAGTGGCTACTACCCGGCTCTCGTGGCCGAGGCGGTGGAGGCCGCGGTGGGCGGGGAGCCGGTCGTGTCGTACCTGGTCCACCAGGAGACGACCTTCGACTCCAACGAGGTGCGCCGGCACGTGACGGTCCTCGTCCTGACCAGCACCCGATTCATCGTCAGCCACACCGACGAGCAGGCCGCCGACGGCACCTCCCCGTCGCCCTACGCCACGACCTCCACGGAGTCGGTCAAGCTGGACCGCATCTCCTCCGTGGTGCTCAGCCGCGTCGTCGCCAACCCCGAGGCCTACACCCCGGGCACCCTGCCCCGCGAGGTCGTCCTCACCATCGGCTGGGGCGCCGTGTCCCGCATCGACCTGGAGCCCGCCGCCTGCGGCGACCCCAACTGCGACGCCGACCACGGCTACACCGGCTCCTCCACGGCCGACGACCTGAGCCTGCGTGTCAGCGAGGCCGGTGACGGCCCCGACACCGTCCGCCAGGCCCTCGCCTTCGCCCAGGCCCTCTCCGAGGCGACCGTGGCGACCGCCCGCTGA